From one Portunus trituberculatus isolate SZX2019 chromosome 30, ASM1759143v1, whole genome shotgun sequence genomic stretch:
- the LOC123511004 gene encoding U6 snRNA-associated Sm-like protein LSm5, with the protein MSSLFTQIAKLHIPAMAAPNPSTLLPLELVDKCIGSRIHIIMKSDKEIVGTLLGFDDFVNMVLEDVTEYESTPEGRRITQLDQILLNGNHITMLVPGGEVLD; encoded by the exons ATGTCATCTTTGTTTACACAGATTGCAAAGCTGCACATCCCAGCCATGGCCGCGCCGAACCCCTCAACCCTCCTGCCGCTGG AGCTGGTGGACAAATGCATCGGTTCTCGCATCCACATCATCATGAAGAGCGACAAGGAGATCGTTGGGACTCTGCTTGGCTTCGATGACTTCGTGAACATGGTCCTGGAGGATGTGACGGAGTATGAGTCAACgcctgaaggaaggaggatcaCCCAACTTGACCAGATTCTGCTCAATGGGAACCACATAACAATG CTTGTTCCTGGTGGTGAAGTACTGGACTAA